One region of Permianibacter fluminis genomic DNA includes:
- the lpxC gene encoding UDP-3-O-acyl-N-acetylglucosamine deacetylase has product MIKQRTLRTAIRATGVGLHSGEKVYLTLRPAPANTGIVFRRVDLDPVVEITAMPENVGETTMSTCLVKDGVRISTVEHLLAAMAGLGIDNAYIEVSAQEIPIMDGSSGPFVFLIQSAGVEELNAAKRFVRIKKKIEVRDGDKLAAFEPFDGFKIDFSIDFNHPVLQNTVQRALVDLSSTSFVKEVSRARTFGFMNDIEYLRSKNLALGGSMENAIVLDEYRILNEGGLRYEDEFVKHKILDAIGDLYLMGHSLIGAFRAHKSGHALNNQLLRALKADADAWELVTFEDEASTAPISYIMNPVLAAG; this is encoded by the coding sequence ATGATCAAGCAACGTACCCTGCGCACCGCCATCCGCGCCACTGGCGTCGGTCTGCATAGCGGTGAAAAGGTGTACCTGACCTTGCGTCCGGCGCCGGCCAATACCGGCATCGTGTTTCGCCGGGTGGATTTGGACCCGGTCGTGGAAATTACCGCGATGCCGGAAAACGTCGGCGAAACCACCATGTCGACCTGTCTGGTCAAGGATGGGGTGCGGATTTCGACCGTCGAACACCTGCTGGCTGCGATGGCCGGGCTCGGTATCGATAACGCCTACATTGAAGTCAGCGCCCAGGAAATTCCGATCATGGACGGCTCGTCCGGTCCGTTCGTGTTCCTGATTCAGTCTGCGGGTGTCGAAGAGTTGAACGCGGCCAAGCGTTTTGTCCGCATCAAGAAGAAAATCGAAGTCCGTGACGGCGACAAATTGGCTGCCTTTGAACCGTTCGACGGCTTCAAAATCGACTTCTCCATTGATTTCAATCACCCGGTCCTGCAAAACACCGTGCAACGGGCGCTGGTCGATCTGTCGTCGACCTCTTTCGTCAAGGAAGTCAGCCGGGCCCGGACCTTTGGCTTCATGAATGACATCGAATACCTGCGCTCTAAGAACCTGGCGCTGGGCGGTTCGATGGAAAACGCCATTGTCCTGGACGAGTACCGCATCCTCAATGAAGGCGGTCTGCGTTACGAAGACGAGTTCGTCAAACACAAGATTCTCGACGCCATCGGCGATCTGTACCTGATGGGCCATAGCCTGATCGGTGCCTTCCGCGCCCACAAATCCGGGCACGCCCTGAACAATCAGCTGCTGCGGGCGCTGAAAGCCGATGCCGATGCCTGGGAGCTGGTGACGTTTGAAGACGAAGCCAGCACGGCGCCAATTTCCTACATCATGAACCCGGTACTGGCCGCCGGTTAA
- a CDS encoding DciA family protein, with translation MDLNLQPLLPASLRGHCRVTAVDGVTLEVTARQAAVATRLRYLVPQLLSGLHSCGYPQLQQIRVRVLPPS, from the coding sequence ATGGACCTTAACCTACAGCCCCTGCTGCCCGCAAGCCTTCGCGGCCATTGCCGTGTCACCGCCGTGGACGGCGTCACACTCGAGGTCACCGCCCGCCAAGCCGCCGTGGCGACCCGGCTCCGCTATCTTGTGCCGCAGCTGCTGTCCGGACTCCATAGCTGCGGTTATCCGCAGCTGCAGCAGATCCGGGTTCGGGTATTGCCGCCAAGCTGA
- a CDS encoding M23 family metallopeptidase, translating to MTLTLITHTRAGAKRLQLGRAGQACAALFGLGVIAGAGFGGYELAVKLHPNGVVSERTVESWQQELDAQRRAVDTTRSESEQQINALAARVARLQAHIARLDAVGERVTELVGLEGKEFEFTAEPAMGGPEGEPLANAPGASPLEFIDQLDAMNSQLETRGRQLAVLESLLLDKHMGTEKLISGHPVNSGYISSYFGYRSDPFHGNTTWHKGIDFVAPEGTDVMATAAGVVVFAGVKDGYGNVVEVGHGDGLVTRYGHNSKLVVKVGELVRKGQVIAKVGSTGRSTAPHVHYEVLRDGLFLNPAKYLGDKS from the coding sequence ATGACGCTGACCCTGATTACCCATACCCGAGCCGGGGCCAAACGCCTTCAGCTCGGTCGCGCCGGTCAGGCCTGTGCTGCCCTGTTTGGCCTCGGCGTGATCGCCGGTGCCGGTTTCGGCGGCTACGAGCTGGCGGTCAAGTTGCATCCAAACGGTGTGGTCAGTGAACGCACCGTCGAGAGCTGGCAGCAGGAGCTGGATGCCCAGCGCCGCGCCGTCGATACCACCCGCAGCGAATCCGAACAGCAAATCAACGCCCTGGCGGCCCGGGTTGCCCGGCTGCAGGCGCATATCGCCCGGCTTGATGCCGTTGGCGAACGGGTCACCGAGCTGGTTGGCCTGGAAGGCAAAGAGTTTGAATTCACCGCTGAACCGGCCATGGGCGGACCCGAAGGCGAGCCATTGGCCAATGCTCCGGGTGCGTCACCGCTGGAGTTCATTGATCAGCTGGACGCGATGAATTCGCAGCTGGAAACCCGTGGTCGACAACTGGCGGTGCTGGAGTCGCTGTTGCTCGACAAGCACATGGGCACCGAGAAGCTGATTTCCGGCCATCCGGTCAACAGCGGCTATATCAGCTCGTATTTCGGTTATCGTTCGGACCCGTTCCACGGCAACACGACCTGGCATAAAGGTATCGACTTCGTCGCGCCGGAAGGCACCGACGTGATGGCGACCGCTGCTGGTGTGGTGGTTTTCGCTGGCGTCAAAGACGGTTACGGTAATGTCGTCGAAGTCGGCCATGGCGATGGTCTGGTGACCCGCTATGGTCACAACTCCAAGCTGGTGGTGAAAGTCGGTGAGCTGGTCCGCAAAGGCCAGGTCATTGCCAAGGTTGGTTCAACCGGTCGGTCGACCGCGCCACACGTGCACTACGAAGTGCTGCGCGATGGCCTGTTCCTGAATCCGGCCAAGTACCTCGGCGACAAGAGCTGA
- the secA gene encoding preprotein translocase subunit SecA yields the protein MFASLLTRVFGSRNERLVKKFSKDVHAINALEPSFQQLSDEQLRNKTAEFKQRLTAGTALDALLPEAFAAVREAARRTLGLRHFDVQMIGGMVLHSGRIAEMRTGEGKTLMATLPAYLNAVSGKGVHVVTVNDYLAKRDANWMRPVYEALGLSVGVILSQQPGEEKRAAYAADITYGTNNEFGFDYLRDNMAFSLDQKAQRELNFAIVDEVDSILVDEARTPLIISGAVEGSSELYKRVNAIIPKLVRQETEDDQGEGDFYLDEKGRQAHLTELGQEKVEQLLVQAGLLGEDESLYSPSSIQLLHHAYAALRAHTLFKRDVDYIVRDNQVVIVDEHTGRIMPGRRWSEGLHQAVEAKEGVEIQQENQTLASTTFQNYFRLYNKLSGMTGTADTEAFEFQQIYGLEVVVIPTNRPMIRQDMSDLVYLNKQDKYKAVIEDIKARREKGQPVLVGTASIESSEILSKLLNHDKIEHQVLNAKFHESEAQIIAQAGRPGAVTIATNMAGRGTDIVLGGSLQADLNALGEDATELQKEETKRKWQERHDQVLAAGGLAIIGTERHESRRIDNQLRGRAGRQGDAGSSRFYLSLEDDLMRIFASDRMGAMMQKLGWQAGEALEHPWVNRAIENAQRKVEARNFEIRKHLLEFDDVSNDQRKVIYQQRAELMQADDVSETIRAMRDDVIDGVISEFIPPQSVVDQWNLSGLEERLRGEFALSVPVSQWLEADDNLTEKGIRDRIREASVAAYDAKESQVGAPVLRHFEKAVLMQNVDSAWREHLAAMDYLRQGIHLRGFAQKNPKQEYKREAFELFSGMLDRIKYDVVSILSRVQVRTESEVERMEREAQEKAERQKLQFQHAEATAMQAEPVEDEPAAAAPNAPVRVGQKVGRNDLCPCGSGKKYKHCHGAIA from the coding sequence ATGTTTGCTTCTCTGTTGACCCGCGTTTTCGGTAGCCGCAATGAGCGGCTGGTCAAAAAATTCTCCAAAGATGTTCATGCCATCAATGCCTTGGAGCCGAGCTTTCAGCAGCTGAGCGACGAGCAGCTGCGCAACAAGACTGCAGAATTCAAGCAACGTCTCACTGCCGGTACCGCTCTGGACGCGTTGCTGCCGGAAGCCTTTGCCGCCGTACGCGAAGCCGCGCGCCGGACCTTGGGTCTGCGCCATTTTGATGTCCAGATGATCGGCGGCATGGTGCTGCATTCGGGCCGCATTGCCGAAATGCGCACCGGTGAAGGCAAAACGCTGATGGCGACACTGCCAGCGTATTTGAATGCGGTGTCAGGCAAAGGCGTGCACGTAGTCACGGTCAACGACTATTTGGCTAAGCGCGATGCCAACTGGATGCGTCCGGTTTATGAAGCGCTGGGTCTGTCGGTCGGTGTGATTCTGTCGCAACAACCGGGTGAAGAAAAACGCGCCGCCTATGCCGCCGATATCACCTACGGCACCAACAACGAATTTGGTTTTGATTACCTGCGCGACAACATGGCGTTCTCGCTGGACCAGAAAGCCCAGCGCGAACTCAATTTCGCCATCGTCGACGAAGTCGATTCGATTCTGGTCGACGAAGCGCGGACGCCATTGATCATTTCGGGTGCTGTTGAAGGTTCCAGTGAGCTGTACAAACGCGTCAATGCCATCATTCCGAAACTGGTCCGTCAGGAAACCGAGGACGATCAGGGCGAAGGCGATTTCTATCTGGACGAGAAGGGCCGGCAAGCGCATCTGACCGAGCTGGGCCAGGAAAAAGTCGAGCAGTTGCTGGTGCAGGCCGGTCTGCTTGGCGAAGACGAGAGCTTGTACAGTCCGTCGTCGATTCAGTTGTTGCACCACGCCTATGCTGCGCTGCGCGCACACACCCTGTTCAAGCGTGATGTCGATTACATCGTCCGTGACAATCAGGTGGTCATTGTTGACGAACACACCGGTCGTATTATGCCGGGCCGGCGCTGGTCGGAAGGCCTGCATCAGGCGGTTGAAGCGAAAGAAGGGGTTGAGATCCAGCAGGAAAACCAGACGCTGGCATCGACCACATTCCAGAACTATTTCCGCTTGTACAACAAGCTGTCCGGCATGACCGGTACCGCCGATACCGAAGCATTCGAGTTCCAGCAAATTTACGGTCTCGAAGTGGTGGTCATTCCGACTAACCGTCCGATGATTCGTCAGGACATGTCGGATTTGGTGTACCTGAACAAACAGGACAAATACAAAGCCGTCATTGAGGACATCAAGGCCCGGCGCGAAAAAGGCCAACCGGTACTGGTCGGCACCGCATCCATTGAGTCCAGCGAAATTCTGTCCAAGTTGCTCAATCACGACAAGATTGAACATCAGGTGCTGAACGCCAAGTTCCACGAAAGCGAAGCGCAGATCATTGCCCAGGCCGGCCGTCCGGGTGCTGTAACCATTGCCACCAACATGGCCGGTCGCGGTACCGACATTGTGCTCGGTGGTTCCTTGCAGGCTGATTTGAACGCGCTGGGTGAAGACGCCACCGAATTGCAGAAAGAAGAAACCAAACGCAAATGGCAGGAGCGGCACGATCAGGTGCTCGCTGCTGGCGGTTTGGCCATCATTGGTACCGAGCGTCATGAAAGCCGCCGTATCGACAACCAGCTGCGTGGCCGTGCTGGCCGCCAAGGCGATGCCGGTTCGTCACGTTTCTATTTGTCGCTGGAAGATGATCTGATGCGCATTTTTGCCTCGGACCGGATGGGCGCGATGATGCAGAAACTGGGCTGGCAAGCCGGTGAGGCGCTGGAGCATCCTTGGGTCAACCGGGCGATTGAAAATGCCCAGCGCAAAGTCGAGGCGCGCAACTTTGAAATTCGTAAGCACCTGCTCGAGTTCGATGACGTCTCGAACGATCAGCGTAAGGTGATTTACCAGCAACGTGCCGAGCTGATGCAGGCGGATGATGTCTCCGAGACCATTCGGGCGATGCGTGATGACGTCATCGACGGAGTCATCAGTGAATTCATTCCGCCGCAAAGTGTTGTTGACCAGTGGAACCTCTCGGGTCTGGAAGAGCGCTTGCGCGGCGAGTTCGCCCTGTCAGTGCCAGTCAGTCAGTGGCTGGAAGCCGATGACAATCTGACCGAGAAAGGCATTCGGGATCGTATCCGGGAAGCATCGGTTGCAGCCTATGACGCCAAGGAGTCGCAAGTCGGTGCGCCGGTACTGCGCCATTTCGAAAAAGCGGTGTTGATGCAGAACGTTGACAGTGCCTGGCGCGAGCATCTCGCCGCGATGGACTATCTGCGTCAGGGCATTCATCTGCGCGGGTTTGCCCAGAAAAATCCGAAGCAGGAATACAAGCGCGAAGCGTTTGAGCTGTTTTCCGGCATGTTGGATCGGATCAAGTACGATGTAGTTAGCATCCTGTCGCGGGTGCAGGTGCGCACTGAGTCGGAAGTGGAGCGCATGGAGCGCGAAGCACAGGAAAAAGCCGAGCGGCAAAAATTGCAGTTCCAGCACGCCGAAGCTACCGCCATGCAAGCCGAGCCGGTCGAAGATGAACCGGCAGCAGCGGCGCCGAATGCGCCGGTGCGTGTTGGCCAAAAAGTCGGCCGCAATGATCTGTGTCCTTGCGGTTCCGGCAAAAAATACAAGCACTGCCACGGTGCAATTGCGTAG
- a CDS encoding Nudix family hydrolase — MSQFIEVAAAAIVNAADEVLIAKRAAHRHQGDRWEFPGGKLEPGETAEQALIRELQEELGITVSRCRPLITVSHHYGDKSVRLHVFRVDAFSGEPHGHEGQPLAWVPAAQLSQYEFPAANLPIIAAVQLPDRLMITPEPTENKNFLAKVERACQRGVRMIQLRAHTLPDAAYRQLAVDVHAICQRHGCALMLNRRPELIADLSCDGWHLSSENAAKATAAGLPSRPRWLSLACHDEAQLQLAQTLNADFLLLSPVAETRSHPEQPGLGWRRFAELARQANRPVYALGGMLERDIFDSWQHGGQGIAAIRALWPEHD; from the coding sequence ATGAGTCAATTCATTGAGGTCGCGGCAGCGGCCATTGTCAACGCGGCAGATGAAGTATTGATCGCCAAGCGGGCCGCCCATCGGCATCAAGGCGATCGCTGGGAGTTTCCGGGTGGCAAGTTGGAGCCGGGTGAAACGGCAGAGCAAGCCTTGATTCGCGAGTTGCAGGAAGAGCTCGGGATCACGGTCAGCCGGTGCCGGCCGCTGATCACCGTCAGCCATCACTACGGTGACAAATCCGTGCGCCTGCATGTTTTCCGGGTCGATGCCTTTAGCGGCGAGCCGCACGGTCATGAAGGCCAACCTCTGGCATGGGTGCCCGCCGCTCAGCTCAGTCAATACGAGTTTCCGGCAGCGAACCTGCCGATTATCGCCGCGGTGCAATTGCCTGATCGTTTAATGATTACTCCGGAGCCGACGGAAAACAAAAATTTTCTGGCCAAAGTCGAGCGCGCTTGCCAACGTGGTGTGCGAATGATTCAGCTGCGCGCACATACGTTACCGGATGCGGCATATCGGCAACTGGCGGTCGACGTCCATGCGATTTGTCAGCGTCATGGCTGCGCGCTGATGCTGAATCGTCGACCTGAATTAATCGCAGATTTGTCCTGTGACGGTTGGCACCTGTCTAGCGAAAATGCTGCGAAGGCTACGGCGGCAGGATTGCCGTCACGGCCACGCTGGCTGTCGCTGGCATGCCATGACGAAGCACAGCTTCAGTTGGCGCAGACACTCAATGCAGATTTTCTGCTGTTGTCGCCTGTTGCGGAAACCCGATCTCATCCAGAGCAGCCAGGCTTGGGTTGGCGGCGATTTGCCGAGTTGGCAAGGCAAGCGAATCGGCCTGTCTATGCGCTGGGCGGCATGCTTGAGCGTGATATTTTCGACAGCTGGCAACATGGCGGCCAAGGTATTGCCGCGATACGCGCGCTGTGGCCGGAGCATGATTGA
- a CDS encoding DNA gyrase inhibitor YacG — protein sequence MTDQTPEKPPLIIACPCCRKSVLYRADNPWRPFCSERCRLIDLGEWASEGHRIAGEPLEPDPDES from the coding sequence ATGACTGATCAAACACCCGAGAAGCCGCCACTTATCATCGCCTGCCCTTGCTGCCGGAAATCCGTGCTCTATCGTGCCGACAATCCGTGGCGACCATTCTGCTCCGAGCGCTGTCGGCTGATTGATCTGGGCGAATGGGCATCGGAAGGCCATCGCATTGCCGGTGAGCCGCTTGAGCCGGATCCGGATGAGTCCTAG
- the zapD gene encoding cell division protein ZapD, giving the protein MTAPNLLLFEQPLNEKTRVYLRLEGIFNRAQQLLAEQSLAAHYAAFGTLFELMDSVDHGDLRGDLHSDLDRQLQQLRALGSNPQVDADKLGRFLQQLEKLHHWIVHHQGKFAARLRENEFLHAIKHRYTLPGGTCAFDLPRLYCFLQRPADARRERLQQWLNELHGVRTSVDVLLRLMRENTNWRSAQFDDGFFQLEPVHGQLLRLRMPSTQSVYPEVSSGRQRCVIRLAIADDEGAVKYLRESSSFEYSLCG; this is encoded by the coding sequence ATGACCGCACCGAACCTGCTGCTGTTCGAGCAACCCTTGAATGAGAAGACCCGGGTCTATCTACGGCTGGAAGGTATTTTCAATCGCGCCCAGCAGTTGTTGGCCGAGCAGAGTCTGGCCGCTCACTACGCGGCGTTCGGTACCCTTTTTGAGTTGATGGACTCGGTCGATCACGGCGATCTGCGCGGCGATTTGCACAGTGATCTGGACCGGCAACTGCAGCAGTTACGCGCACTCGGCAGCAACCCGCAAGTCGATGCGGATAAGCTCGGCCGCTTTCTGCAACAACTGGAAAAGCTGCATCACTGGATCGTTCATCATCAAGGCAAATTTGCTGCGCGCTTGCGCGAAAATGAATTCCTGCATGCCATCAAGCACCGCTATACCCTGCCCGGCGGCACCTGCGCGTTCGATTTACCACGACTGTATTGCTTTTTGCAGCGGCCGGCCGACGCGCGCCGCGAGCGCCTGCAGCAATGGCTCAATGAATTGCACGGGGTACGTACCAGCGTTGATGTCTTGCTCAGACTGATGCGGGAAAACACCAATTGGCGCAGCGCCCAGTTTGACGATGGTTTTTTCCAACTGGAGCCGGTGCACGGTCAACTGCTGCGGCTGCGCATGCCGAGCACACAATCGGTCTATCCGGAGGTGAGCAGCGGCCGTCAACGCTGCGTCATTCGTTTGGCTATTGCCGATGATGAAGGCGCCGTCAAATACCTGCGCGAAAGCAGCAGCTTTGAATACTCACTGTGCGGCTGA
- the coaE gene encoding dephospho-CoA kinase (Dephospho-CoA kinase (CoaE) performs the final step in coenzyme A biosynthesis.) — MTEPLRIALTGGIASGKTAVSRRFAALGVPVIDADVAARRVVEPGQTGLQQLVDLCGREILQADGQLDRRALRQRIFADADLRRQVNAILHPLIRAEMNAAARVQPYPYQIFVIPLLVETGQSGDYDRVLLVEASTEQRRQRLMARDQVDADQTDAILAAQAADAARRAAADDIIDNNADEQALDSHVKLLHLRYLQLAGQPTAAP; from the coding sequence ATGACCGAGCCGCTGCGGATTGCCCTGACTGGCGGGATTGCCAGCGGCAAAACCGCTGTATCACGACGCTTCGCTGCACTCGGCGTGCCGGTGATTGATGCCGATGTCGCGGCGCGCCGGGTTGTCGAACCCGGTCAAACCGGCTTGCAGCAATTGGTCGACTTGTGCGGCCGCGAGATTCTGCAAGCCGATGGTCAGCTTGATCGCCGCGCCTTACGTCAGCGCATCTTTGCCGATGCCGACCTGCGCAGACAGGTCAACGCCATCCTGCATCCGCTGATCCGAGCGGAAATGAATGCTGCAGCACGCGTGCAGCCCTACCCTTATCAGATCTTCGTGATTCCGCTGCTGGTCGAAACCGGTCAGTCAGGCGATTACGATCGGGTATTGTTGGTCGAGGCCAGCACCGAGCAGCGTCGCCAGCGCCTGATGGCACGTGACCAGGTTGATGCGGATCAGACAGATGCCATCCTCGCGGCTCAAGCCGCCGATGCTGCACGACGCGCTGCGGCCGACGACATCATCGACAACAATGCCGATGAGCAAGCGCTCGACAGTCATGTAAAATTGCTGCACTTACGCTACCTGCAGCTGGCTGGCCAGCCAACTGCAGCCCCCTGA
- a CDS encoding prepilin peptidase has product MTLLDLFGGDRVFFTVAAGIFGLLIGSFLNVVIFRLPIILQRQWQAQARELIVEGGCSFNGEYRDNYPSDFGLVMPRSACPHCGYAIPGWLNIPLLSWLFLRGKCKQCKDPISVRYPIIEAMTGAAFAFAAAEFGPDGLLFGAMLFTALLIAMAGIDWDTKLLPDQLTYPLLWLGLLFNMSGGFVPLNDAVIGAVAGYLSLWSVYWAFKLLTGKEGMGYGDFKLFAALGAWLGWQQLPIIIILAAVAGLVIGGSMVLFSRNNDRQIPFGPYLAIAGWCSLYFGADWMSAYLRASGL; this is encoded by the coding sequence ATGACACTACTTGATCTCTTTGGCGGCGACCGTGTGTTCTTCACGGTCGCCGCCGGCATTTTTGGCCTGCTGATTGGCAGCTTTCTCAATGTCGTGATCTTCCGGCTGCCGATCATTTTGCAGCGGCAGTGGCAAGCTCAGGCGCGTGAATTGATTGTTGAAGGCGGCTGTTCCTTCAATGGTGAATACCGCGATAATTACCCGAGTGACTTTGGTTTGGTGATGCCGCGCTCGGCTTGCCCTCATTGCGGTTATGCGATTCCTGGCTGGTTGAATATTCCTCTGCTGAGCTGGTTGTTTCTGCGCGGCAAATGCAAGCAGTGCAAGGATCCTATTTCAGTTCGCTATCCGATCATCGAGGCCATGACCGGTGCCGCTTTTGCCTTTGCCGCTGCAGAGTTCGGCCCGGATGGCTTGCTGTTCGGCGCAATGCTGTTTACCGCGTTGTTGATCGCCATGGCGGGCATCGACTGGGATACCAAGCTGTTACCCGATCAATTGACCTACCCTCTGCTCTGGCTGGGCTTGCTGTTCAACATGAGCGGCGGTTTCGTGCCATTGAATGACGCCGTTATCGGTGCCGTTGCCGGCTATCTGAGCCTGTGGTCTGTGTATTGGGCGTTCAAGCTGCTGACCGGCAAGGAAGGCATGGGCTACGGTGATTTCAAATTGTTCGCGGCACTGGGCGCCTGGCTCGGCTGGCAGCAATTGCCGATCATCATCATTCTGGCGGCTGTCGCTGGCTTGGTCATCGGCGGCAGCATGGTGCTGTTCTCACGCAACAACGATCGGCAAATTCCGTTCGGTCCCTATCTCGCCATTGCCGGTTGGTGCTCGCTGTATTTCGGCGCTGACTGGATGAGTGCTTACCTGCGCGCTTCCGGGCTGTGA
- a CDS encoding type II secretion system F family protein: protein MALQAVKKDPAAKPRSNAITRPTAPVAKQKTYAWEGVDKKGQKIKGEMQAANEAMVKAQLRKQGLMPGKINRKAADLFSPRKAPITPADIAMMARQLATMMKAGVPLVQSFEIIGRGHEKPSVQELMMTIKGDIEAGAPFHESLRKHPKYFDPLFCDLVGAGEQSGSLEQMLDRIALYKEKSERIKSKIKKALFYPTAVLVVAAIVTAILLLFVVPMFEDMFKSFGADLPAFTQFVLGISRSLQETWYIYLAVIVGSAFGFGYLNVNSQAFRDGKDRLVLKLPVIGIILNKAAIARYARTLSTTFAAGVPLVEALESAAGASGNVVYRTSILKVRDDVTTGMQMNLAMQGTGMFPNMVVQMVAIGEESGALDAMLAKVADIYEAEVDDAVDGLASLLEPIIMAVLGVVVGGLIVAMYLPIFNLGKVI from the coding sequence ATGGCATTGCAAGCCGTCAAAAAAGACCCCGCCGCCAAACCCCGGTCGAATGCGATCACACGCCCAACGGCGCCGGTCGCTAAACAAAAGACCTATGCATGGGAAGGCGTTGACAAAAAAGGTCAGAAGATCAAAGGCGAAATGCAGGCCGCAAACGAAGCCATGGTCAAAGCCCAGCTGCGCAAGCAAGGCCTGATGCCGGGCAAAATAAATCGCAAGGCAGCCGACCTTTTTTCACCGCGCAAAGCGCCAATAACGCCGGCCGATATCGCCATGATGGCAAGGCAACTGGCAACAATGATGAAAGCGGGTGTCCCTCTTGTTCAGTCTTTCGAAATTATTGGCCGTGGCCACGAAAAACCATCGGTTCAAGAATTGATGATGACCATCAAGGGCGATATTGAAGCCGGCGCGCCCTTTCATGAGTCACTGCGCAAACACCCGAAGTATTTTGACCCGCTTTTCTGCGACTTGGTAGGTGCTGGTGAGCAATCCGGCTCGCTTGAGCAAATGCTGGATCGTATCGCGCTCTACAAGGAAAAGTCGGAGCGCATCAAGTCGAAAATAAAGAAGGCGCTCTTTTATCCAACAGCTGTGTTGGTAGTTGCCGCCATAGTCACAGCGATTCTTTTGCTGTTCGTTGTGCCGATGTTCGAAGACATGTTCAAGAGCTTCGGCGCCGACTTGCCCGCCTTCACTCAATTTGTGCTGGGCATATCAAGATCGCTCCAGGAGACTTGGTACATTTACTTGGCGGTCATTGTTGGGTCCGCGTTCGGTTTTGGTTATTTGAATGTCAATTCACAAGCGTTCCGGGATGGTAAAGACCGATTGGTCCTCAAGCTTCCGGTGATCGGCATCATCTTGAATAAAGCCGCTATTGCCCGCTATGCACGCACATTGTCGACAACCTTCGCTGCGGGCGTCCCGTTGGTTGAAGCGCTGGAGTCGGCTGCCGGCGCGTCTGGCAACGTTGTCTATCGAACATCCATCTTGAAAGTTCGGGATGATGTGACCACCGGTATGCAGATGAATCTGGCGATGCAGGGCACTGGAATGTTCCCCAACATGGTCGTGCAAATGGTTGCCATCGGCGAAGAGTCGGGTGCGCTAGATGCCATGTTGGCCAAGGTGGCAGACATTTACGAGGCGGAAGTTGATGACGCAGTAGATGGTTTGGCATCACTGCTCGAACCGATCATCATGGCTGTACTCGGGGTTGTGGTCGGCGGCCTGATCGTCGCCATGTACCTGCCTATCTTTAACCTCGGCAAGGTCATCTAA